The following coding sequences are from one Calditrichota bacterium window:
- the rpsI gene encoding 30S ribosomal protein S9: GKAAQAGAMRLGMARALVELNAELKSVLRKGGFLTRDPREKERKKYGQPGARKRFQYSKR; the protein is encoded by the coding sequence TGGTAAGGCGGCCCAAGCCGGTGCGATGCGCCTCGGCATGGCTCGTGCCCTCGTCGAATTGAATGCCGAACTCAAGTCCGTCCTCCGCAAGGGAGGCTTCCTCACCCGCGACCCCAGAGAAAAGGAACGCAAAAAGTATGGACAACCCGGCGCCCGCAAGCGCTTCCAGTATTCCAAGCGGTGA